Proteins from one Meriones unguiculatus strain TT.TT164.6M chromosome 10, Bangor_MerUng_6.1, whole genome shotgun sequence genomic window:
- the Rbm15 gene encoding RNA-binding protein 15 produces the protein MRSAGREPLPRRSPRWRRASPLCETSAGWRVSQLRRDDLRRPSTMKGKERSPVKPKRSRGGEDSGSRGERSKKLGGSGGSNGSSSGKTDSGGSRRSLHLDKSSSRGGSREYDTGGGSSSSRLHSYSSPSTKNSSGGGESRSSSRGGGGESRSSGAASSAPGGGDGVEYKTLKISELGSQLSDEAVEDGLFHEFKRFGDVSVKISHLSGSGSGDERVAFVNFRRPEDARAAKHARGRLVLYDRPLKIEAVYVSRRRSRSPLDKDTYPPSSSVVGTSVGSHRHAPGGGGQRSLSPGGAALGYRDYRLQQLALGRLPPPPPPPLPRELERERDYPFYDRVRPAYSLEPRVGAGAGAAPFREVDEISPEDDQRANRTLFLGNLDITVTENDLRRAFDRFGVITEVDIKRPSRGQTSTYGFLKFENLDMSHRAKLAMSGKIIIRNPIKIGYGKATPTTRLWVGGLGPWVPLAALAREFDRFGTIRTIDYRKGDSWAYIQYESLDAAHAAWTHMRGFPLGGPDRRLRVDFADTEHRYQQQYLQPLPLTHYELVTDTFGHRAPDPLRSARDRTPPLLYRDRDRDLYPDSDWVPPPPPVRERSTRAAASAVTAYEPLDSLDRRRDGWSLDRDRGDRDLPSSRDQPRKRRLPEESGGRHLDRSPESDRPRKRHCTPSPDRSPELSSNRDRYNSDNDRSSRLLLLERSSPVRDRRGSLEKSQSDKRDRKNSASAERDRKHRTAAPTEGKNTLKKEDRSDGNAPSASTSSSKQKPPSQKQDGGTAPVAASSPKLCLAWQGMLLLKNSNFASNMHLLQGDLQVASSLLVEGSTGGKVAQLKITQRLRLDQPKLDEVTRRIKVAGPNGYAILLAVPGSSDSRSSSSSATSDTATSTQRPLRNLVSYLKQKQAAGVISLPVGGNKDKENTGVLHAFPPCEFSQQFLDSSAKALAKSEEDYLVMIIVRAKLVNSG, from the exons ATGAGGTCTGCGGGGCGGGAGCCTCTGCCGCGGCggagtccaagatggcggcgTGCGAGTCCGCTGTGTGAAACGAGCGCGGGGTGGCGGGTTAGTCAGCTCCGCAGAGACGACCTCCGGCGACCCTCGACAATGAAAGGAAAGGAGCGCTCGCCAGTCAAGCCCAAACGCTCCCGAGGTGGTGAGGACTCCGGTTCTCGTGGGGAACGGAGCAAGAAGTTGGGGGGCTCAGGCGGCAGCAATGGGAGCAGCAGCGGGAAGACGGACAGCGGCGGGTCGCGGCGGAGCCTTCATCTGGACAAGTCCAGCAGCCGAGGGGGCAGCCGCGAGTATGACACTGGCGGGGGCAGCTCCAGTAGCCGCTTGCATAGTTACAGCTCCCCAAGCACCAAAAATTCCTCAGGCGGGGGCGAGTCGCGCAGCAGCTCCCGGGGTGGAGGCGGGGAGTCACGTTCCTCTGGGGCCGCCTCCTCAGCGCCTGGCGGCGGGGACGGCGTGGAGTACAAGACCCTGAAGATCAGCGAACTGGGGTCCCAGCTGAGCGACGAGGCGGTGGAGGACGGGCTGTTCCACGAGTTCAAACGCTTCGGTGATGTAAGTGTCAAGATCAGTCATCTCTCGGGTTCTGGCAGCGGGGATGAGCGGGTAGCCTTTGTGAACTTCCGGAGGCCAGAGGACGCGAGGGCGGCCAAGCATGCCAGAGGCCGCCTGGTGCTCTATGACCGGCCTCTGAAGATAGAAGCCGTGTATGTGAGCCGGCGCCGCAGCCGCTCCCCGTTAGACAAAGATACTTACCCTCCGTCGTCCAGCGTGGTCGGGACCTCTGTGGGCAGCCACAGGCACGCCCCTggaggtggaggtcagagatcgCTTTCTCCTGGCGGTGCTGCTTTGGGATACAGAGACTACCGGTTGCAGCAGTTGGCTCTTGGCCGCCTGCCTCCTCCACCCCCGCCACCATTGCCCCGAGAGCTGGAACGGGAACGAGACTATCCGTTCTATGACAGAGTGCGCCCAGCTTACAGCCTTGAGCCGAGGGTGGGAGCGGGAGCAGGTGCTGCTCCTTTCCGAGAAGTGGATGAGATATCACCTGAGGATGATCAGCGTGCCAACCGGACACTTTTCTTGGGCAACTTAGATATCACTGTGACAGAAAATGATCTCAGAAGGGCTTTTGATCGTTTTGGAGTCATCACAGAAGTGGACATTAAGAGGCCTTCTCGTGGCCAGACCAGTACCTATGGTTTTCTCAAATTCGAGAATCTGGACATGTCTCACAGGGCCAAACTAGCAATGTCTGGCAAAATTATAATTCGGAATCCAATCAAGATTGGTTATGGTAAAGCCACACCCACTACCCGACTATGGGTGGGTGGCCTGGGACCTTGGGTGCCTCTTGCTGCCCTGGCACGAGAATTTGACCGATTTGGCACCATTCGAACCATAGACTACCGAAAAGGTGACAGTTGGGCATATATACAGTATGAAAGCTTGGATGCAGCTCATGCTGCCTGGACTCATATGCGTGGATTCCCACTTGGCGGCCCAGATCGTCGCCTTAGAGTGGACTTTGCAGACACAGAACATCGTTACCAGCAGCAATATCTTCAGCCTCTGCCTTTGACTCATTATGAACTAGTGACAGATACTTTTGGACATCGAGCACCTGACCCTTTGAGGAGTGCTCGCGATAGGACACCACCCTTACTATACAGAGATCGTGATAGAGACCTTTATCCTGATTCTGATTGGGTGCCACCCCCACCACCAGTTCGAGAACGCAGTACTCGTGCTGCAGCTAGTGCTGTGACTGCTTATGAGCCACTGGATAGCTTGGATCGAAGGAGGGATGGCTGGTCGTTGGACAGGGACAGAGGTGATCGAGATTTGCCCAGCAGCAGGGACCAGCCAAGGAAGCGAAGGCTGCCTGAGGAAAGTGGAGGACGGCATCTGGATAGATCACCTGAGAGTGACCGGCCTCGAAAACGTCACTGCACTCCTTCTCCTGACCGAAGTCCAGAACTGAGCAGTAACAGAGATCGCTACAACAGTGACAATGATCGATCATCTCGTCTTCTTCTCTTGGAACGGTCCTCTCCAGTCAGAGATAGACGGGGAAGTTTGGAGAAGAGCCAGAGTGACAAACGAGACCGTAAAAACTCTGCATCAGCTGAACGGGACAGGAAGCACCGGACAGCTGCTCCCACAGAGGGAAAAAACACTCTGAAAAAGGAAGACCGATCTGATGGCAATGCACCCAGTGCCAGCACTTCTTCATCAAAGCAAAAGCCACCTTCCCAGAAACAGGATGGAGGGACAGCTCCTGTGGCAGCATCCTCTCCCAAACTCTGTTTGGCTTGGCAGGGCATGCTTCTCCTGAAGAACAGCAACTTCGCTTCCAACATGCATCTATTGCAGGGTGACCTCCAAGTTGCTAGCAGTCTACTTGTGGAGGGTTCAACTGGAGGCAAAGTAGCCCAGCTCAAGATCACTCAGCGGCTCCGTTTGGACCAGCCCAAATTGGATGAAGTAACTCGACGCATCAAAGTGGCAGGGCCTAATGGTTATGCCATTCTTCTGGCTGTACCTGGAAGTTCTGACAGCcgatcctcctcttcctcagccaCATCAGACACTGCCACCTCTACTCAGAGGCCACTTAGGAACCTTGTGTCCTATTTAAAGCAAAAGCAGGCAGCTGGGGTGATCAGCCTCCCTGTGGGAGGCAACAAAGACAAGGAAAACACCGGGGTTCTTCATGCCTTCCCACCTTGTGAGTTCTCTCAGCAGTTCCTGGATTCTTCTGCCAAGGCACTGGCCAAATCTGAAGAAGATTACCTGGTCATGATCATTGTCCGTG CAAAACTGGTGAACAGCGGATGA